One Ignavibacterium album JCM 16511 genomic region harbors:
- a CDS encoding peroxiredoxin family protein has protein sequence MKKIILILFISLSFFSFAQDELSQGKTAPNFKLESLDGNNFELTQALGKGPVLLSFWATWCKPCMEEMNELNKIYEELKEKGFTLLAISTDNEKTIAKVKPLVKSKGYNFTVLLDKNSDVARKYYAQQIPYSVLIDKDGKIISSHMGYMKGDEKKLREKILSLLK, from the coding sequence ATGAAAAAAATAATTCTAATTTTATTCATTTCTCTTTCGTTTTTCTCCTTTGCACAAGATGAACTTTCACAGGGCAAGACTGCACCAAACTTCAAACTTGAAAGTCTTGATGGAAATAATTTTGAACTTACACAAGCACTGGGAAAAGGACCTGTGTTACTAAGCTTTTGGGCAACCTGGTGTAAACCTTGTATGGAAGAAATGAACGAGCTTAATAAAATTTATGAAGAGTTAAAGGAAAAAGGTTTTACGCTTCTGGCAATTTCAACCGATAATGAAAAAACTATTGCCAAAGTAAAACCACTTGTAAAATCCAAAGGTTATAATTTTACGGTTTTGCTCGATAAAAATTCTGATGTCGCCAGAAAATACTATGCACAGCAAATTCCGTATTCTGTCCTGATTGATAAAGATGGAAAAATAATTTCGTCGCATATGGGTTATATGAAAGGCGACGAAAAAAAATTGCGTGAGAAAATTTTGTCGCTCCTAAAATAA
- a CDS encoding DUF6029 family protein, translating to MLKQIFIHSSFLVFLTTISFAQSDDSWFLLPEGLGVQNHLEYSFNVDTKREIFENWTNVDYMKGIFSAGFRFEAFQPNDPDPSISRGKVRYADIAYKYISLDIGDLDKGVKITAGNFYTLFGRGMILKSYEDRNIRIDNNLIGVKAEGHLYDFHLTALSGSAANSQNLRKDILHAFDISYRGLNFLKLGFTHAANLPEDESSAKTSLTSVRLEPTIWNLDFYFEIGIKQNSDIQRNVFKDEESIIGKGFYGNTNFYYGPLAVTGEYKLYDNFAFTSSDGTIFYNTPPSLRKEYTYLLLNRHPSPLDQSNEKGFQIEVNYTLDDETNFQTSYGLTQTLPRSSYFQRVNGFDLETVTHFKEFFAQAYHSWSDEINTTLSLGYNEELSSNTKNLTPVFEGKYYFGEVNTLKLILEHQHTTNRITSEKYFSDVISIEYLRSPLFNVAWVSEIQTKEPEEGKTIRKVWSFVQFGYKIASHTDLSLLIGSRQAGNICIGGVCRFEPEFKGIEFKMLTRL from the coding sequence ATGTTGAAGCAAATTTTTATTCATTCCTCATTTCTTGTTTTTTTAACTACAATAAGTTTTGCACAATCCGATGATTCGTGGTTTTTGTTACCCGAAGGTTTGGGAGTTCAAAATCATTTAGAATATTCGTTTAATGTTGATACCAAAAGAGAAATTTTTGAAAACTGGACTAATGTTGATTATATGAAAGGTATTTTTTCTGCCGGATTTAGATTCGAAGCATTTCAACCAAATGATCCTGATCCATCAATCAGCAGAGGCAAAGTTCGTTATGCCGATATTGCTTATAAATACATATCACTTGATATTGGCGACCTTGATAAAGGAGTTAAAATAACTGCAGGAAATTTTTATACTTTGTTTGGAAGAGGAATGATTCTGAAAAGTTATGAAGACAGAAATATAAGAATTGACAACAATCTCATTGGAGTTAAAGCAGAAGGTCATCTTTATGATTTTCATCTGACGGCTTTATCTGGTTCTGCAGCAAATTCACAAAATCTTAGAAAAGATATTCTACACGCATTTGATATATCCTATCGTGGTCTAAACTTTTTAAAATTAGGATTTACTCACGCTGCAAATTTGCCCGAGGATGAGTCAAGTGCAAAAACAAGTTTAACCTCTGTACGGCTGGAACCAACAATCTGGAATTTAGATTTCTATTTTGAAATTGGAATAAAGCAAAACTCGGACATTCAGAGAAATGTTTTTAAGGATGAGGAATCAATTATTGGAAAAGGATTTTATGGAAATACAAATTTTTACTATGGACCTTTAGCAGTTACGGGTGAATATAAGCTGTACGATAATTTTGCATTCACCTCAAGCGATGGAACTATTTTTTACAATACTCCTCCATCGCTTAGAAAAGAATATACATATTTATTGCTGAACAGACATCCATCACCACTTGATCAGTCAAACGAAAAAGGTTTTCAGATTGAAGTCAATTACACACTTGATGATGAAACTAATTTTCAGACAAGTTATGGTCTTACTCAAACTCTTCCACGAAGTTCATATTTTCAAAGAGTAAATGGTTTTGATCTTGAGACAGTTACTCATTTCAAAGAATTTTTCGCACAGGCATATCATTCCTGGAGTGATGAGATTAACACAACTCTTTCCTTAGGTTACAATGAAGAGCTTTCCTCAAACACAAAAAACTTAACTCCTGTTTTTGAAGGGAAATATTATTTCGGCGAAGTGAACACTTTAAAACTAATTCTGGAACATCAACACACTACAAACCGAATTACATCCGAGAAATATTTTTCTGATGTAATTTCTATCGAATATTTACGCTCACCTTTGTTTAATGTTGCCTGGGTAAGTGAAATCCAGACAAAGGAGCCTGAAGAAGGAAAAACAATCCGTAAAGTCTGGAGCTTTGTACAATTCGGATATAAAATTGCTTCTCACACAGATTTAAGCTTATTAATTGGTTCACGACAAGCAGGTAACATCTGTATCGGTGGTGTCTGTCGCTTCGAACCTGAATTCAAAGGAATTGAATTCAAGATGTTAACCAGATTATAA
- the trmB gene encoding tRNA (guanosine(46)-N7)-methyltransferase TrmB, which produces MRRKGRKQKEVRTFPNVFHGNLETISESVQKYFNNNQPVVLELGCGNGEYTLELAQKYPDKNFIGVDVKGSRIWTGAKKALNLSIINAAFIITYIDRLFLVFKNPVVEEIWIPFPNPFPLRKSIKQRLVHKRFIDVYRKICLPKARIHLKTDDETLYNYALKVIEEENLKLIAATDDLYNSEFYKDELKIQTKYEIQHLHDGKKIKYICFSLT; this is translated from the coding sequence ATGCGTCGAAAAGGAAGAAAGCAAAAAGAAGTAAGAACTTTTCCTAATGTTTTTCATGGAAATCTGGAAACTATTTCCGAATCAGTTCAGAAATATTTCAATAACAACCAGCCAGTTGTACTTGAACTTGGTTGCGGTAACGGAGAATATACTTTAGAACTTGCACAAAAATATCCCGACAAGAATTTTATTGGTGTTGATGTAAAAGGAAGCCGAATCTGGACCGGCGCGAAAAAAGCTTTAAACCTTTCAATCATTAATGCTGCATTCATTATTACATACATTGACCGATTATTTCTCGTTTTCAAAAATCCTGTCGTAGAAGAAATATGGATTCCATTTCCAAATCCATTTCCACTCAGAAAAAGCATTAAACAAAGATTAGTTCACAAAAGATTTATTGATGTTTACAGAAAAATCTGTTTACCAAAAGCCAGAATTCATCTTAAAACTGATGATGAAACATTATATAATTATGCTCTTAAAGTGATAGAAGAAGAAAATCTGAAACTGATCGCTGCAACTGATGATCTTTACAATTCAGAGTTTTATAAAGATGAACTGAAAATTCAAACAAAGTATGAAATACAGCATCTTCATGATGGAAAGAAAATCAAGTATATATGTTTTTCTTTAACTTAA
- a CDS encoding DUF2723 domain-containing protein: MNLKTLNRIFAALVFIISFWQFAATVQPSVSFWDCGEFIAASYYLQVPHPPGTPFFLIVGNIFSKIPFVENIGLRVNFVSVLSSALSVLLLYLIAVKLIKNYKQKDPENLFEGLTLYISAAIGALAFSFSDTFWFNGVEAEVYAFSTFLFAAVTYLIMRWNERADNPDAEKYIILIAYLVGLSTGVHLMSVLAIVPVVMIIMFRKYVNDEESLRKTSYIFLLHSAIILLLAIFWWAGETSTTPPSPEQYQAFDSKFKIFILGVSALIMGIYYKKVFTRNSFYMPLIIGGVALAATYPGVVKYFPALLTIIGGENITIELLVVLFTFAVLGYLVHYAVKNNKPTLHLVFMSAIFILLGFTTFAMVIIRSNQNPPMNENEPNTFPKLEKYLNREQYGDFPTFKRRFSAEPHQQGIYTNYSSDLDFFYSYQMNHMMTRYWLWNFAGREGWVQDQGANIAPFNGIGNAFGKLLGIKFAGEVKDSLFGIPFLIGLLGIYFHFRKDWKMASAFMIMFILMGYLTAFYQNQQQPQPRERDYFYVGAFFVFAIWISVGMHGLIELALGKIRRPSFRQATAVGIMVLGIVLIPVKMFSANYFTHDRSRNWVPWDYSYNLLQSCAPNSVLFTNGDNDTFPLWYLQDVEGVRRDVKIVNLSLLNTDWYIRQMKNNDPYGVGTVKIRFSDDQINQLRPMQWNAKQLSIPLPRSSSEQGGSNDFVQKYGIKDSTILKEGKLTWTMQPTLNFGNVTGIRVQDIMVREIVEANNWERPIYFAVTCSDDSKIGLQDYLRMEGMAFRLVPEKRSATVEFVEPDILAAQLKENPGYSKDYQPGFKFRGLNDSTIFLDDNHKRMIQNYRNAFIRLALYYLSKGQNELATKTLDDMEAKMPNKLIPLEMGLMFELGNLYARAGAMEQYNKLAQEVEQLALKKLEENPSDAQSFYNPYRILMEIYETQQRNDKLYELWKRIEALYPNDPNVKANVERYRMLLQNKDTSKLN, from the coding sequence ATGAACTTAAAAACACTGAACAGAATTTTTGCAGCCTTAGTATTCATAATTTCATTCTGGCAATTTGCAGCAACAGTTCAGCCGTCAGTTTCCTTTTGGGATTGCGGAGAATTTATCGCGGCATCATATTATCTGCAAGTACCTCATCCTCCGGGAACTCCTTTCTTTTTAATTGTAGGAAATATTTTTTCAAAAATCCCTTTTGTTGAAAACATTGGATTAAGAGTAAACTTTGTATCTGTTCTTTCCAGTGCTCTTTCAGTTTTATTACTTTACTTGATTGCCGTTAAACTAATTAAAAACTACAAACAAAAAGATCCTGAAAATCTTTTTGAAGGATTGACTCTTTACATTTCGGCAGCAATTGGTGCATTAGCTTTTTCATTCAGTGATACTTTCTGGTTTAACGGAGTTGAAGCTGAGGTTTATGCTTTCAGTACTTTTCTTTTTGCAGCAGTTACTTATCTTATTATGCGATGGAACGAACGTGCCGATAATCCTGATGCTGAAAAATATATTATTCTTATAGCTTACCTTGTCGGATTGTCAACTGGCGTTCATTTAATGAGTGTATTAGCAATTGTTCCCGTTGTAATGATAATTATGTTCAGAAAATATGTTAATGATGAAGAAAGTCTGAGAAAAACTTCATACATCTTTTTATTACACTCAGCAATAATTCTGCTTCTTGCTATTTTTTGGTGGGCTGGAGAAACATCAACTACTCCTCCATCTCCCGAACAATATCAGGCATTTGATTCGAAGTTCAAAATTTTCATTCTTGGTGTCAGTGCTTTGATAATGGGTATTTATTATAAGAAAGTATTTACAAGAAATTCTTTCTATATGCCTTTGATAATTGGTGGAGTTGCACTTGCAGCTACTTATCCGGGAGTTGTTAAATATTTTCCGGCATTACTTACTATAATTGGTGGTGAGAATATTACAATAGAACTTTTAGTTGTTCTGTTTACCTTTGCAGTGCTTGGTTATCTTGTTCATTATGCAGTCAAGAACAATAAACCAACTTTGCATCTTGTTTTTATGTCAGCGATTTTTATTCTGTTGGGATTCACAACATTTGCAATGGTTATCATCCGCTCAAATCAAAACCCACCAATGAATGAGAATGAGCCGAATACATTTCCTAAACTTGAAAAATATCTGAATCGTGAACAATACGGCGATTTTCCAACTTTCAAAAGAAGATTCAGTGCTGAACCTCATCAGCAAGGAATTTATACAAACTATTCATCCGACCTGGATTTCTTTTATTCATATCAGATGAATCATATGATGACAAGATATTGGTTATGGAACTTTGCCGGTCGTGAAGGTTGGGTTCAGGATCAGGGAGCCAATATCGCACCATTCAACGGAATCGGAAATGCTTTTGGAAAATTACTCGGAATTAAATTTGCCGGCGAAGTAAAAGATTCATTATTCGGAATTCCTTTCCTGATTGGCTTACTTGGAATTTACTTCCACTTCAGAAAAGACTGGAAGATGGCTTCCGCCTTTATGATTATGTTTATACTGATGGGCTATCTTACTGCATTTTATCAGAATCAGCAACAACCACAACCAAGAGAGAGAGATTATTTTTATGTAGGTGCATTCTTCGTATTTGCAATCTGGATTTCAGTAGGAATGCACGGTTTAATTGAGCTTGCACTCGGAAAAATAAGAAGACCATCGTTCAGGCAGGCAACAGCAGTTGGAATAATGGTACTTGGCATCGTTCTTATTCCTGTAAAAATGTTTAGTGCAAATTATTTCACACACGATCGTTCAAGAAACTGGGTTCCTTGGGATTATTCCTACAACCTACTTCAGTCTTGTGCACCAAATTCAGTTCTGTTTACTAATGGTGATAATGATACTTTCCCGCTCTGGTATTTACAGGATGTTGAAGGCGTTCGTCGTGATGTTAAAATTGTGAATCTTAGTTTGCTCAATACTGATTGGTACATTCGTCAGATGAAAAATAATGATCCTTACGGAGTTGGAACCGTTAAAATAAGATTCTCTGATGATCAGATAAATCAGCTCAGACCAATGCAATGGAATGCCAAACAACTATCCATTCCTCTTCCGCGTTCGTCATCTGAGCAGGGCGGCTCAAATGATTTTGTTCAGAAATATGGAATAAAAGATTCAACAATTCTAAAAGAAGGAAAGCTAACCTGGACAATGCAACCAACATTAAACTTTGGAAATGTAACTGGTATTCGTGTTCAGGATATTATGGTAAGAGAAATTGTTGAAGCAAACAATTGGGAAAGACCAATCTACTTTGCTGTAACATGTTCTGATGATAGTAAAATCGGATTGCAGGATTATTTAAGAATGGAAGGAATGGCGTTCAGACTTGTTCCTGAAAAAAGATCTGCTACAGTTGAGTTTGTTGAACCGGATATTCTTGCTGCTCAGTTGAAAGAAAATCCGGGTTATAGTAAAGACTATCAGCCAGGATTTAAATTCAGAGGATTAAATGACTCAACTATTTTCCTTGACGATAATCATAAACGAATGATTCAGAACTATCGCAATGCATTTATCAGACTAGCTCTCTATTATTTGAGTAAAGGACAAAATGAATTGGCAACTAAAACTCTAGACGATATGGAAGCAAAAATGCCAAATAAATTAATTCCTCTTGAAATGGGATTGATGTTTGAATTAGGAAATCTTTATGCAAGAGCCGGAGCTATGGAACAATACAATAAGCTTGCTCAGGAAGTTGAGCAATTAGCTCTGAAAAAACTGGAAGAAAATCCAAGTGATGCACAATCGTTTTATAATCCATATCGTATTTTAATGGAAATCTATGAAACACAGCAAAGAAATGATAAGTTGTATGAACTATGGAAAAGAATTGAAGCACTTTATCCTAACGATCCGAATGTAAAAGCAAATGTAGAAAGATATAGAATGCTGTTGCAGAATAAAGACACATCAAAATTAAATTAA